CTGCTGGGCCCGATCATCACGGGCCCGATCATATCAAAAATGCTGCTCTTTTCGGCCATAAGTGGGCTAAAAGTAGGGGATTTGCCCGGGAAACCAACCAAAATCGTCGGGTTTACGTAGGAGCCCGCCCCGGGCCAAACGCCGGCTTCCTAGCAGATGGCAACCCGGGGCCAAGGGTTGCCTGCGGCTGGCAGATTCGGTGGCTTTTTTGTTCCTTGTGCCGCCGTTCCCACCCAGACGGTTACTTTTCTCCCGCTTCCAACCACCCCAATTCAATGTCTTTGCCACAGGACGAATTCTCGCCCGCCGTGCTCGAACAGCTGCGCCGCCTGCAGCAGAAGTACGCCGCCGACGGTCAGGATCTGGCAGGCTACCTCGAGGGCCTGTACTACGCTGACTACGTCAACTACTGGGACTATATCGAGCTGGACACGCTGCTCTCCTTGCAGCGCCCGCTCACCCAGATTCCCGACGAGCGGATTTTCATTATGTACCACCAGATTACGGAGCTCTACTTCAAGCTCTGCCTCTGCGAGTACGAGCAAATCGGACAGCTCCAGGAGCCGACCGTGGGCGAACTGGTCCTGCGCCTGGGCCGCATCAACCGCTACTTCGAGAACCTGATTGACTCGTTCGACGTGATGGTCGACGGCATGGACAAAAACCAGTTTTTGCAGTTTCGCATGGCCCTGATGCCCGCCTCGGGCTTTCAGAGTGTGCAGTACCGCATGATTGAAATTGCCTCCACGGCCCTCGACAACCTGCTCAACAAGGAAAAGCGCCGCCTGCTGGGCGAAGCCGCCGCCCACGACGAGCTCATGGGCTGCATCTACTGGAAAGCCGGGGCCACCGTCGAGGAAACCGGCGCCAAAGCCCTGACCCTGATTCAGTTCGAGGAGAAGTATACCAAGCAACTCAGCCAGCACGCGGCCGAATACCAGGACCGCAACGTGTGGACCGTGGTGCAGCGCTTGCCCGAGGAAGACCGCCAGCACCCGCGCCTGCTGCGCCAGCTCAAGCTGCTCGATACCAACGTGAACATCAACTGGCCGCTGATGCACTTTAAGTCGGCAGTGCGTTACCTGGAGCGCGACCCCACGGCCCTAGCGGCGACGGGCGGCACCAACTGGAAGAAATACCTGCCTCCCAAGTTTCAGAAGCGCATCTTCTACCCCCAGCTCTGGACCAGTCAGGAATTAGAAGACTGGGGCAAAAACTGGGTGGAAAGTATTCTGGAAGAAGCTCGAAGCTGAAGCTAAGCAAGCCAGACCCCTACCCCCAAGTGCCCGGCAGAAAGACGTTATCAATGAACCTCTTTCTGCCGGGCACTTGGGGGTATTTTCTTTTGGTAGCCCCGCCGTTAGCTGCAGGCCCAGAGTCGGGCGGCTTGCACGTCGGTAAAAGTGCGCATCTCAAACGGGAATAATGGCTCCGCCGTATCCTGGGCCTGCCCGATCAGCAGCTTATTAAGCGGGTCAGCGGCTTCCACCCGGGCGAACCGGCGGAGCCCGATATCGACCAACTCCGGCAACATCTGCTGGGCAATCCACTCCAGGTCGGCGGGGCGCACGGGCCCGAGCAGACGGTCATCGGCAATCCAGGCCGTAATCTGCTGCTGCCGGGCCTGGGCCAGCGCCTCCAGAATGGTTTGGCGCAGCACCGAGCTGCTCATGAATCCCTGCCATTGAGCCTCTAACGCCCGAAAAACACCCTCTTCGTGCAGGTAGAGACTTAGATGAGGATAGGAAGCCAACAGCTGCATGTACTATGTTCTTGAGGTAGTAAAGTATCCAAGCAACACCATCCAGGCCACTTTGTTAGTAACTACTGAACAGCTTCCCCCCCCGGACTCCCCTGTCATCTTGTCCAGCGGCTGGCACCTTCCTCCAGGACCAGGGCAAAAATCAACTGGAAAGCATCCTGCCGGAAGCAGAAACGTAGTAGGCCAGTACCCTATCCTTCTAGTCGTACTTCCTATGCGAAAGGCAATACTCTTTTACCTGTTTGGTTGCCTTATTACTACCCACCTAGCCCAGGCTCAGCCTGGCGGTAGTGCGCCCGAACGCCCCCGCTACGCCGGCCGTGCCCAGACGTCCGCCCAGCGCCAGGCCGACCAGGAGTTTGTGACCCAGGCCCTGCAGCAGTACAAAACCCGGGCGGCAGCCTCCGAAAGCTACGTGGACGAGGGCTGGACGGCTTTTTACCAGGAAAAATACCCACAGGCTCTGCAGAGCTACAACCGCGCCTGGCTGCTCGACT
Above is a genomic segment from Hymenobacter cellulosivorans containing:
- a CDS encoding tryptophan 2,3-dioxygenase family protein produces the protein MSLPQDEFSPAVLEQLRRLQQKYAADGQDLAGYLEGLYYADYVNYWDYIELDTLLSLQRPLTQIPDERIFIMYHQITELYFKLCLCEYEQIGQLQEPTVGELVLRLGRINRYFENLIDSFDVMVDGMDKNQFLQFRMALMPASGFQSVQYRMIEIASTALDNLLNKEKRRLLGEAAAHDELMGCIYWKAGATVEETGAKALTLIQFEEKYTKQLSQHAAEYQDRNVWTVVQRLPEEDRQHPRLLRQLKLLDTNVNINWPLMHFKSAVRYLERDPTALAATGGTNWKKYLPPKFQKRIFYPQLWTSQELEDWGKNWVESILEEARS